A single Stutzerimonas stutzeri DNA region contains:
- the flgC gene encoding flagellar basal body rod protein FlgC, with product MSLSSVFNIAGSGMSAQSTRLNTISSNIANAETVSSSVDQTYRARHPVFATVLQQANGTPNSSLFAEQDQAGAGVQVLGVVEDQSELQARYEPNHPAANAEGYVYYPNVNVVEEMADMISASRSFQTNAELMNTAKTMLQKVLTLGQ from the coding sequence ATGTCTCTTAGCAGCGTATTCAACATTGCCGGCAGCGGCATGAGTGCCCAGAGCACTCGCCTGAACACCATCTCGAGCAATATCGCCAACGCCGAGACGGTCTCTTCCAGCGTCGATCAGACCTACCGTGCGCGTCATCCGGTTTTCGCCACTGTTCTGCAGCAGGCCAATGGCACGCCGAACTCATCCCTGTTCGCCGAGCAGGACCAGGCCGGCGCGGGCGTTCAGGTGCTTGGCGTGGTGGAGGATCAGAGTGAGCTTCAGGCCCGCTACGAGCCCAATCACCCGGCTGCCAATGCCGAAGGCTACGTCTATTACCCGAACGTCAACGTGGTGGAGGAGATGGCTGACATGATCTCGGCCAGCCGCTCGTTCCAGACCAACGCCGAGCTGATGAACACGGCCAAGACCATGTTGCAGAAAGTATTGACCCTGGGCCAGTAA
- the flgB gene encoding flagellar basal body rod protein FlgB: MSISFDKALGIHEKALGFRAQRAEVLANNIANADTPNYKARDLEFGAVLAAQKGQPEDGFGVAVTSSKHIAVQGMEIADPGLRFRTPAHASLDQNTVDAQVEQAAYAENAIDFQASFTLLNSKFRGLMSALRGE, translated from the coding sequence ATGAGCATCAGTTTCGATAAGGCACTGGGTATCCACGAGAAAGCGCTCGGGTTTCGCGCCCAGCGTGCCGAGGTGTTGGCCAACAACATCGCCAACGCCGATACGCCTAACTACAAGGCGCGTGATCTGGAGTTCGGTGCCGTTCTCGCGGCCCAGAAGGGCCAGCCCGAGGACGGGTTCGGCGTTGCGGTCACCAGTAGCAAGCACATTGCCGTCCAAGGCATGGAAATCGCCGACCCGGGATTGCGCTTCCGCACGCCCGCGCATGCATCGCTGGACCAGAACACGGTCGATGCGCAGGTCGAACAAGCCGCCTATGCCGAAAACGCCATCGATTTCCAGGCAAGCTTCACCTTGCTCAACAGTAAGTTCAGGGGGCTCATGAGCGCCCTGCGCGGCGAATAA
- the cheR gene encoding protein-glutamate O-methyltransferase CheR, which yields MSGDPDFDQFRIFLEKTCGILLGGNKQYLVSSRLNKLMEQQGLKSLGDLVRKIQAQPRSGLREQVVDAMTTNETLWFRDSYPFEVLRTRILPELLKNAPGQRLRIWSAACSSGQEPYSLSMTVDEYERSSPGQPKTAVQIVATELSGTMLAASKAAEYDSLAIARGLSGERLQRYFDVKTPGRWVVKPAIRSRVEFRVQNLLDSYAVLGKFDVVFCRNVLIYFSADVKKDILKRIHATLKPGGYLFLGASEALNGLPELYQMIQCSPGIIYKAK from the coding sequence GTGTCAGGTGATCCGGATTTTGATCAGTTCCGAATATTCCTCGAGAAGACCTGCGGCATCCTGCTAGGCGGCAACAAGCAGTATCTGGTGTCCAGCCGGCTGAACAAGCTGATGGAGCAGCAGGGGCTCAAGAGCCTTGGCGATTTGGTCAGGAAGATCCAGGCCCAGCCGCGCAGTGGCCTGCGTGAGCAGGTCGTGGATGCGATGACGACCAACGAGACGCTGTGGTTTCGCGACAGTTATCCGTTCGAGGTGCTCAGGACACGCATTCTGCCGGAGCTGCTCAAAAACGCGCCGGGGCAACGCTTGCGTATCTGGTCGGCAGCCTGTTCTTCGGGCCAGGAGCCTTACTCGCTATCGATGACAGTCGATGAGTACGAACGCAGCAGCCCTGGCCAGCCGAAAACTGCGGTGCAGATCGTGGCGACCGAGTTGTCCGGGACGATGCTGGCGGCTTCCAAGGCGGCCGAGTACGACAGCCTCGCCATTGCGCGCGGCCTGTCCGGCGAGCGCCTGCAACGCTACTTCGATGTCAAGACGCCCGGGCGCTGGGTGGTCAAGCCGGCCATTCGAAGCCGCGTCGAGTTCCGCGTCCAGAACTTGCTCGACAGCTACGCAGTGCTTGGAAAATTCGATGTGGTGTTCTGCCGCAACGTCCTGATCTATTTCTCGGCCGACGTGAAAAAGGACATCCTCAAGCGCATCCATGCCACCCTCAAGCCAGGCGGTTACCTGTTTCTGGGCGCTTCCGAGGCGTTGAACGGCCTTCCCGAGCTGTACCAGATGATCCAGTGCAGCCCAGGCATCATCTATAAAGCCAAATAA
- a CDS encoding chemotaxis protein CheV, which translates to MAGVLDSVNQRTQLVGQNRLELLLFRLDDKQLYGINVFKVKEVLQCPRLTVMPRSSPVVRGVANIRGSTLSILDLSLATGKPALQDLSNSFAIIVEYNTKVLGFLVRSVERIVNMNWEAILPPPKGVGHDHYLTAVTHVDGQMVEIIDVEKVLAEVAPVSELLSVRISDEATSSKASSSRVLIVDDSSVARKQIIRCLQNLGIEVVAQNDGRQALTYLRKLVAEGKKPSDEFVMMISDIEMPEMDGYTLTTEVRQDPAMRDLHVLLHTSLSGVFNQGMVKRVGADDFLAKFQADDLANRVIERIRATDGN; encoded by the coding sequence ATGGCCGGTGTATTGGATTCGGTTAACCAGCGCACTCAGCTGGTCGGGCAGAATCGTCTGGAGTTGCTGTTATTCCGGCTCGATGACAAACAGCTTTATGGCATCAATGTGTTCAAGGTCAAAGAGGTGTTGCAATGCCCTCGGCTGACCGTCATGCCTCGGTCCAGCCCGGTTGTTCGCGGCGTTGCGAACATACGCGGCAGCACGCTTTCGATCCTTGATCTGTCTCTGGCTACCGGAAAGCCGGCGCTGCAGGATCTGTCTAACAGTTTTGCCATCATTGTCGAATACAACACCAAGGTGCTGGGGTTTCTCGTGCGCTCGGTGGAGCGGATCGTCAACATGAACTGGGAGGCGATCCTGCCGCCACCCAAGGGTGTCGGACACGACCATTATCTGACGGCTGTAACCCATGTGGATGGTCAGATGGTCGAGATCATCGACGTCGAAAAGGTGCTGGCCGAAGTCGCGCCGGTGTCCGAGCTGCTTTCGGTCCGCATCTCGGACGAAGCAACCAGCAGTAAAGCGTCGTCCAGTCGGGTGCTTATCGTCGATGATTCCTCCGTTGCGCGAAAGCAGATTATTCGTTGTCTACAGAACCTGGGAATCGAGGTGGTCGCGCAGAACGATGGCCGCCAGGCGCTGACCTACTTGCGAAAGCTGGTGGCCGAAGGCAAGAAACCCTCCGACGAGTTCGTGATGATGATTTCCGACATCGAGATGCCAGAGATGGATGGATATACCCTGACCACCGAGGTCCGTCAGGACCCTGCCATGCGCGACCTGCACGTTCTGCTGCATACTTCGCTTTCAGGCGTGTTCAACCAGGGAATGGTCAAGCGGGTCGGCGCCGATGATTTTCTCGCCAAGTTCCAGGCGGACGATCTGGCCAACCGAGTGATAGAACGAATCCGGGCAACGGATGGAAATTGA
- the flgA gene encoding flagellar basal body P-ring formation chaperone FlgA — translation MSEHMTFFRRPCSTLCHAILLTVLCGLSPFADSASVTRPEQLIDATRSFLEREVTDYLQRSQIQARHEIEINRLDPRLRLAHCNRPLTTKLESPAQPVGRATVRVSCEGASPWSVFVPAQVHLYRAVVVARRPLARESIVQIDDVTLAERDVSLLTQGYLTAFDQVVGNKVTRSALPDQVLAPGYVSAAEIVRKGDQVIISANNSTINVRMPGEALSDGALNSQIRVRNLRSGRTIKARVVGPGQVEVAM, via the coding sequence ATGAGCGAACACATGACTTTTTTCCGGCGTCCTTGCAGCACGCTGTGCCACGCAATCCTGTTAACGGTGCTATGCGGGCTGAGCCCGTTTGCTGATTCGGCAAGCGTGACACGGCCTGAACAGCTTATCGACGCGACCCGCAGTTTTCTTGAGCGTGAAGTGACCGACTATTTGCAGCGTAGCCAAATTCAGGCGCGCCACGAAATCGAGATCAACAGACTCGATCCACGGCTGCGTCTGGCGCACTGCAATCGTCCCTTGACCACGAAACTGGAAAGCCCCGCCCAACCGGTTGGTCGCGCGACCGTACGGGTCAGTTGTGAAGGTGCTTCGCCCTGGTCCGTTTTCGTTCCCGCCCAGGTCCACCTGTATCGCGCGGTGGTTGTCGCACGGCGTCCGCTTGCGCGTGAAAGCATTGTCCAGATAGATGATGTCACCCTGGCCGAGCGCGACGTCAGCCTGCTGACCCAGGGCTATCTGACCGCGTTCGATCAGGTGGTGGGCAACAAGGTCACCCGCAGCGCCCTCCCCGATCAGGTGCTCGCCCCTGGTTATGTGTCTGCCGCCGAGATCGTGCGCAAGGGCGACCAGGTCATAATCAGCGCGAACAATTCGACGATAAATGTGAGAATGCCGGGCGAAGCCCTGTCAGACGGCGCACTCAATAGTCAGATCCGGGTCCGGAACCTGCGTTCCGGGCGAACGATCAAGGCACGCGTCGTCGGGCCTGGGCAGGTGGAAGTCGCTATGTAG
- the flgM gene encoding flagellar biosynthesis anti-sigma factor FlgM gives MAIDFNRPNSAVNPPSGGRSNGVQNTERPAPQQVPADEVKRTSNASVSGESVQLSPEAQRLQQTTEKLGQQPEVDEARVARIKQAIADGSYQVDNQRVASKLLTFESQR, from the coding sequence ATGGCTATCGATTTCAATCGGCCCAACAGTGCCGTCAATCCACCCAGCGGTGGACGCAGTAACGGTGTCCAGAACACCGAGCGCCCGGCCCCCCAGCAGGTGCCCGCTGATGAAGTGAAGCGCACCAGCAACGCATCGGTGTCCGGTGAGAGCGTTCAGCTGAGCCCGGAAGCGCAGCGTCTTCAGCAAACCACGGAAAAGCTGGGTCAGCAGCCCGAGGTGGATGAGGCACGTGTCGCTCGGATCAAGCAGGCCATTGCCGATGGCAGCTATCAGGTCGACAACCAGCGAGTAGCGTCGAAGCTGCTAACGTTCGAAAGCCAGCGTTGA
- a CDS encoding flagellar protein FlgN, producing the protein MQDTELLQQLVDDIGSARTLLELTNAEYQALAERDLAKLEQLLTQKQAQLALLSQHGTLRSRALAGAGLRADRSGLSAFAAGSPLASEILDQAQQLDDLLDACRTANERNGKMIRANQHVVGSMLQVLQGGNQTPDLYDRRGAAARSANHRPLSQA; encoded by the coding sequence ATGCAAGATACAGAATTGCTCCAGCAGCTCGTTGACGATATCGGCTCCGCCCGGACGCTTCTTGAGTTGACCAATGCCGAATACCAGGCACTGGCCGAACGTGACCTTGCAAAACTGGAACAACTGCTTACGCAGAAGCAGGCGCAGCTAGCGCTGCTCAGCCAACATGGCACGCTGCGCAGCCGGGCGCTCGCCGGGGCGGGGCTCAGAGCCGACAGGTCCGGCCTGTCCGCCTTCGCCGCAGGATCGCCATTGGCCAGCGAAATTCTCGACCAGGCACAGCAACTCGACGACCTGCTTGACGCCTGCCGAACCGCCAACGAGCGCAACGGCAAGATGATCCGCGCCAATCAGCACGTCGTCGGAAGCATGTTGCAGGTCTTGCAGGGCGGCAATCAGACGCCTGATCTCTACGACCGTCGGGGCGCCGCCGCCAGAAGCGCGAACCATCGCCCGCTGAGCCAGGCCTGA
- a CDS encoding flagellar brake protein → MSNPFADNEGPQPPQLLKTAVEVHANLRLLLDSHTPLLVRFAERNQRYQTYLVEINREKGWIALDELIPSDGERMMASGEPFQIEGSYEGVRIAWDNDHPVHPSELAGAPCYWAALPVQILYHQRRNAYRAPLSGQPIAVELSGRSIKRPLAGKVLDMSATGCKLSFPGNVQSGLQAGQVYEQLCAKLPFGTITTAAELRHVIFDEKLDMTFCGMRFHRVSGLTQRQIERFVYQLQREARRDQANDRFS, encoded by the coding sequence GTGTCCAATCCCTTCGCCGACAATGAAGGTCCCCAGCCACCTCAACTACTGAAAACCGCCGTTGAGGTCCATGCGAACCTGCGACTCCTGCTGGACAGCCACACGCCCCTGCTGGTCCGTTTCGCCGAACGTAACCAGCGATACCAGACCTATCTGGTCGAGATAAATCGCGAAAAGGGCTGGATTGCGCTGGACGAGCTGATACCCAGCGACGGCGAGCGCATGATGGCCTCGGGAGAACCCTTCCAGATCGAGGGCTCCTACGAGGGCGTGCGCATCGCCTGGGACAACGATCACCCTGTACACCCCAGCGAGCTGGCGGGCGCTCCCTGCTACTGGGCCGCCCTCCCCGTGCAGATCCTTTACCATCAACGGCGCAACGCCTATCGCGCCCCGCTGAGTGGGCAACCTATTGCGGTCGAGCTGAGCGGCAGGTCGATCAAGCGGCCGCTGGCCGGCAAAGTACTGGACATGTCCGCCACTGGCTGCAAATTGAGCTTCCCAGGCAACGTGCAAAGCGGCCTGCAAGCGGGCCAAGTCTATGAACAACTCTGCGCCAAACTTCCCTTCGGCACCATCACGACCGCAGCCGAGCTGCGCCATGTGATCTTCGATGAAAAGCTCGATATGACGTTCTGCGGGATGCGTTTCCATCGCGTCAGTGGGCTGACGCAGCGGCAGATCGAACGGTTCGTCTATCAGCTTCAGCGCGAAGCACGACGGGATCAGGCAAACGATCGCTTCAGCTGA
- a CDS encoding PA3371 family protein, with translation MSIYACVFLVLSVACGGLSIGANLPEIWSTVAAAGALLFGTLFVICLVLGRRIKFDPILR, from the coding sequence ATGTCTATTTACGCTTGTGTGTTCCTGGTGCTGAGCGTTGCGTGTGGTGGCCTGAGCATCGGCGCCAACCTTCCTGAAATCTGGAGTACCGTCGCCGCCGCGGGCGCGCTGCTGTTCGGCACGCTGTTCGTGATATGCCTGGTGCTTGGGCGGCGAATCAAGTTCGATCCGATACTCAGATAG
- a CDS encoding Arc family DNA-binding protein: protein MRPMKQAVYSSRTADKFVVRLPDGMRERIAEVARNHHRSMNSEIIARLEQSLLQEGALDDDSTMRLDSPELTLHERELLQRFRQLAHRQQNALIALIAQDTEAAKDED from the coding sequence ATGCGCCCAATGAAGCAGGCAGTTTACTCCAGCCGCACGGCTGACAAATTCGTGGTTCGGCTACCAGACGGAATGCGTGAGCGTATCGCCGAGGTTGCGCGCAATCATCATCGCAGCATGAACTCGGAGATCATCGCCCGTCTGGAGCAAAGCCTTCTTCAGGAAGGCGCGCTCGATGACGACTCGACGATGCGCCTGGACAGCCCCGAACTGACGCTTCACGAGCGCGAACTGCTCCAGCGCTTTCGCCAGCTCGCCCATCGCCAGCAGAACGCGCTGATCGCCTTGATCGCTCAAGATACCGAAGCGGCAAAAGACGAAGACTGA
- a CDS encoding sodium ion-translocating decarboxylase subunit beta: MDKLLKLWQSTGLYHLEPGQLLMIVVCLGLIYLAIRKGFEPLLLIPIGFGGLLANIPVANMGEGAGILHLFYEVGLPTSVFPLLIFMGVGAMTDFGPMLANPKTLLLGAAAQFGIFATLLGALALAAVGMPGMEFTLREAASIAIIGGADGPTSIFVTAKLAPHLLGPIAVAAYSYMALVPLIQPPIMRALTTKEERAIVMTQLRHVGQAEKIVFPLMLALLVGLLLPDAAPLVGMFAFGNLLRECGVVDRLADTSRNALINIVTIALGLTVGSKLSAEAFLQLKTLGILLLGMVAFCGGTAAGVLMAKVMNMFSANKINPLIGSAGVSAVPMAARVSNKVGLEANPQNFLLMHAMGPNVAGVIGSAVAAGILLSFVG; encoded by the coding sequence ATGGATAAGTTGCTCAAGCTGTGGCAAAGCACCGGCTTGTATCACCTGGAGCCCGGTCAGTTGTTGATGATCGTGGTGTGCCTGGGGTTGATCTATCTGGCGATTCGCAAGGGATTCGAACCCCTGCTGTTGATCCCCATCGGTTTTGGTGGCCTGCTCGCCAACATTCCGGTCGCCAACATGGGCGAAGGGGCCGGCATCCTCCATCTGTTCTACGAAGTTGGCCTGCCGACCAGCGTATTCCCGTTGCTGATCTTCATGGGTGTGGGTGCCATGACGGACTTCGGTCCGATGCTGGCCAACCCCAAGACACTGTTACTGGGCGCGGCGGCGCAGTTCGGCATCTTCGCTACATTGCTCGGCGCCCTGGCCCTGGCGGCGGTGGGCATGCCGGGTATGGAGTTCACCCTGCGCGAAGCGGCTTCGATCGCCATCATCGGGGGCGCCGACGGCCCGACGTCGATCTTCGTCACCGCGAAGCTCGCGCCGCATCTGCTGGGGCCGATCGCCGTCGCGGCTTACTCGTACATGGCGCTTGTTCCGTTGATCCAGCCACCCATCATGCGCGCGCTGACGACAAAGGAAGAGCGCGCCATCGTCATGACGCAGTTGCGCCACGTCGGTCAGGCGGAAAAGATAGTCTTTCCGCTCATGCTGGCATTGCTGGTGGGCTTGTTGTTGCCTGACGCTGCTCCGCTGGTGGGCATGTTTGCCTTTGGCAACCTGTTGCGTGAGTGCGGCGTGGTCGATCGCCTGGCCGATACCTCTCGCAATGCGCTGATCAACATCGTGACGATCGCCTTGGGGCTGACGGTGGGCTCCAAGCTGTCCGCTGAGGCCTTCCTGCAGCTGAAAACGCTTGGGATCCTTCTGCTGGGAATGGTCGCGTTCTGCGGCGGTACCGCTGCCGGTGTATTGATGGCCAAGGTGATGAACATGTTCAGCGCCAACAAGATCAATCCGCTGATTGGCTCGGCTGGCGTATCGGCGGTGCCGATGGCCGCGCGGGTGTCGAACAAGGTCGGCCTGGAGGCGAATCCGCAGAACTTCCTGCTGATGCACGCGATGGGGCCGAACGTAGCGGGGGTGATTGGCTCGGCGGTCGCTGCGGGGATACTGCTGAGTTTCGTGGGCTAG
- the oadA gene encoding sodium-extruding oxaloacetate decarboxylase subunit alpha, whose amino-acid sequence MTSVKQPLGITDVVLRDAHQSILATRVRLEDMLPIAGKLDQVGFWSVESWGGATFDACIRYLGEDPWERIRELKKAMPNTRQQMLLRGQNLLGYRHYADDVVEKFVERAAVNGVDVFRVFDAMNDPRNLATALRAVKQQGKHAQGTISYTTSPVHTLQMWVDLAKQIEDMGADSVAIKDMAGILTPYTAFELVSRLKASLSIPIHMQCHATAGLSTAAILKAVEAGIDNVDTAISSLSMTYGHSPTESVVAIFQGTERDTGLDLELLEEIAAYFREVRKKYAKFEGTLKGVDSRILVAQVPGGMLTNMEGQLKEQGALDKFDQVLAEIPRVREDLGFIPLVTPTSQIVGTQAVINVLTGERYKSITKETAGILKGEYGAAPAPFNAELQQRVLDGAEVITCRPADLLQPEMDKLTTELRGLAQEKGIKLASDEIDDVLTYALFPQIGLKFLENRGNAGAFEPMPTGKEQAPREPGGAEVYTVEVNGKSFVVQVNEGGDIAGLKPIGGAPGAAPAEAHAPAAGSGEPQPAPLAGNIFKVLVQPGQSVQEGDLVIILEAMKMETEIRAFKAGTVSGVNVKVGDAVSVGDSLLTIA is encoded by the coding sequence ATGACTTCTGTCAAACAGCCGCTCGGCATCACCGACGTGGTGCTACGTGATGCCCACCAATCCATTCTCGCGACCCGCGTTCGCCTTGAAGACATGCTGCCGATTGCCGGCAAGCTCGACCAGGTGGGCTTCTGGTCGGTCGAGTCCTGGGGCGGCGCAACCTTCGATGCCTGCATCCGCTATCTCGGCGAAGACCCCTGGGAGCGCATCCGGGAACTGAAAAAGGCGATGCCCAATACCCGTCAGCAGATGCTGCTGCGGGGTCAGAACCTCCTGGGCTATCGGCATTATGCCGACGACGTGGTGGAGAAGTTCGTCGAGCGGGCGGCGGTCAACGGGGTCGATGTGTTCCGCGTGTTCGACGCAATGAACGATCCGCGTAACCTGGCAACCGCGCTGCGAGCCGTCAAGCAGCAAGGCAAGCATGCCCAGGGCACCATTTCCTATACCACCAGCCCGGTCCATACGTTGCAGATGTGGGTCGATCTGGCCAAGCAGATCGAAGACATGGGGGCCGACTCGGTCGCCATCAAGGACATGGCCGGTATCCTCACGCCTTATACGGCGTTCGAGTTGGTGTCGCGCTTGAAGGCGAGCCTGTCCATTCCAATCCATATGCAGTGCCACGCGACGGCCGGCCTGTCGACCGCCGCGATTCTCAAAGCCGTCGAGGCCGGCATCGATAACGTCGATACCGCCATTTCTTCGCTCTCGATGACTTACGGGCATTCGCCGACCGAGTCGGTGGTGGCGATCTTCCAGGGCACCGAGCGCGACACGGGCCTGGATCTGGAGTTGTTGGAAGAGATCGCGGCGTACTTCCGCGAGGTACGCAAGAAGTACGCAAAATTCGAGGGAACGCTCAAGGGCGTCGACTCGCGCATTCTCGTGGCTCAGGTGCCGGGTGGCATGCTGACCAACATGGAAGGGCAGTTGAAGGAACAGGGCGCCCTCGACAAGTTCGACCAGGTGCTGGCGGAAATCCCCCGCGTGCGCGAGGACCTCGGCTTCATCCCGCTGGTGACTCCGACCTCTCAGATCGTCGGCACCCAGGCGGTCATCAACGTGCTCACCGGCGAACGTTACAAATCCATCACCAAGGAAACCGCCGGAATCCTGAAGGGCGAGTATGGTGCCGCACCTGCACCCTTCAATGCCGAATTGCAACAGCGCGTGCTCGATGGGGCCGAGGTGATCACCTGTCGGCCTGCCGACCTGCTGCAGCCGGAGATGGACAAGCTGACCACTGAACTCAGAGGTCTGGCGCAGGAGAAAGGCATCAAGCTGGCCAGCGACGAGATCGACGACGTCCTGACCTATGCATTGTTTCCGCAGATCGGCCTGAAGTTCCTCGAAAACCGTGGCAACGCCGGCGCCTTCGAGCCGATGCCGACGGGCAAGGAGCAGGCGCCTCGCGAGCCAGGCGGTGCCGAAGTCTACACCGTCGAGGTCAATGGCAAGTCCTTCGTGGTCCAGGTCAATGAAGGTGGCGATATCGCGGGCCTCAAGCCGATCGGCGGCGCACCAGGCGCAGCGCCTGCCGAGGCTCACGCACCGGCCGCCGGCTCTGGTGAGCCGCAGCCTGCGCCCCTGGCTGGCAACATCTTCAAAGTACTGGTGCAGCCCGGTCAGTCGGTTCAGGAAGGCGATCTTGTGATCATCCTCGAAGCCATGAAGATGGAAACCGAAATCCGTGCATTCAAGGCCGGCACCGTCTCCGGTGTGAACGTCAAGGTCGGCGACGCGGTGTCGGTGGGCGACAGCCTGCTGACCATCGCTTAA
- a CDS encoding OadG family protein → MTPSELLLEGVELMLFGLGSVFIFLVLLIVCIRLMSSVIGRFDTAPTAQPVPARSAVAAPEVDADLLAAIQAAIHQHRARRG, encoded by the coding sequence ATGACCCCCAGCGAACTCCTGCTCGAAGGTGTGGAACTTATGCTGTTCGGCCTAGGTTCTGTCTTCATCTTCCTTGTTTTGTTGATTGTCTGCATTCGCCTGATGTCTTCCGTGATCGGCCGCTTCGACACCGCGCCGACAGCCCAGCCGGTCCCCGCCAGGTCGGCCGTGGCCGCGCCCGAGGTGGACGCCGACCTTCTCGCAGCCATCCAGGCCGCCATTCATCAGCACCGCGCACGTCGCGGTTGA
- the mgtE gene encoding magnesium transporter has product MTEVEAKKPQESLQDRLAQVVELLHRHKIVEDLAHRQSQDGQHQAVVENLVHRQNLVELQRKLEALHPADIAHILEALPLDDRLTVWQLVKSDRDGDILLEVSDAVRETLIADMDDHELLAAAKEMDADELADLAAELPRDVVHELMETLDAQQRERVRSALSYEEDQVGALMDFEMVTIREDVSLEVVLRYLRRLKELPGHTDKLFVVDYDGVLKGVLPIKRLLVNDPDRQVSEVMASDPVTFHPDEDAYEAAQAFERYDLVSTPVVDKSGKLIGRLTIDEMVDLIREESESEVLNMAGLREEEDIFASVWKSLRNRWAWLAVNLITAFIASRVIGLFDGSIEKLVALAALMPIVAGIGGNSGNQTITMIVRAMALDQMGTGNSARLLRKEAGVGMLNGLIWGGVIGIVVYWLYGSWSLGVVMTAAMTLNLLLAALMGVLIPVTLARMGRDPALGSSVMITAVTDSGGFFIFLGLATLFLL; this is encoded by the coding sequence ATGACCGAAGTAGAAGCAAAAAAGCCGCAAGAAAGCCTCCAGGATCGTCTGGCGCAAGTCGTCGAGCTGCTTCATCGCCACAAAATCGTCGAAGACCTGGCGCATCGTCAGAGCCAGGACGGACAGCATCAGGCTGTCGTCGAGAATCTGGTGCATCGCCAGAACCTCGTCGAGTTGCAGCGCAAACTGGAGGCGTTGCACCCGGCCGATATCGCTCACATTCTCGAAGCGTTGCCGCTCGATGATCGTCTGACGGTCTGGCAACTGGTCAAGTCGGACCGCGACGGTGACATCCTGCTCGAGGTTTCCGACGCCGTCCGCGAGACCCTGATCGCTGACATGGATGATCACGAACTGCTCGCGGCAGCCAAGGAAATGGACGCCGACGAGCTGGCGGATCTGGCCGCCGAGCTGCCCCGCGACGTCGTGCACGAGCTGATGGAAACCCTGGATGCACAACAGCGCGAGCGGGTGCGTTCAGCGCTGTCCTACGAGGAGGATCAGGTCGGTGCCTTGATGGACTTCGAGATGGTCACGATCCGCGAGGACGTGAGTCTCGAAGTGGTTCTGCGTTACCTGCGGCGCCTGAAAGAGTTGCCCGGACACACTGACAAACTCTTCGTCGTCGATTATGACGGGGTGCTCAAGGGCGTCCTGCCGATCAAGCGCTTGCTGGTCAATGATCCGGATCGGCAGGTGTCCGAGGTGATGGCCAGCGATCCGGTGACCTTTCATCCTGACGAAGACGCCTACGAGGCGGCTCAGGCATTCGAGCGCTACGACCTGGTATCCACGCCGGTGGTGGATAAAAGCGGCAAGCTCATCGGGCGTCTGACCATTGACGAAATGGTCGACCTGATCCGCGAGGAAAGCGAAAGCGAAGTGCTCAACATGGCGGGTCTGCGCGAAGAAGAAGATATCTTCGCGTCAGTCTGGAAGTCGCTGCGCAACCGTTGGGCCTGGCTGGCGGTCAATCTGATCACGGCATTCATAGCCTCTCGCGTCATCGGTCTTTTCGATGGCTCCATCGAGAAGCTGGTCGCGTTGGCCGCGTTGATGCCGATCGTCGCCGGTATCGGTGGTAATTCGGGTAATCAGACCATCACCATGATCGTTCGGGCGATGGCGCTGGACCAGATGGGCACGGGTAACAGCGCCCGCCTGCTGCGCAAGGAAGCAGGCGTCGGCATGCTGAATGGTCTGATATGGGGCGGAGTGATCGGCATCGTCGTCTATTGGCTGTACGGCAGCTGGTCGCTGGGTGTGGTGATGACCGCTGCGATGACCCTCAATCTGCTGCTGGCGGCCTTGATGGGCGTGCTTATCCCCGTGACGCTGGCGCGCATGGGGCGGGACCCGGCCCTGGGTTCCAGCGTCATGATCACCGCTGTGACCGACAGCGGCGGTTTCTTCATTTTTCTCGGGTTGGCGACTCTTTTTCTGCTCTAA